From a region of the Actinopolymorpha singaporensis genome:
- the cbbX gene encoding CbbX protein, producing the protein MSGADERRRGFGMPTPGGSRTGGEAPDGRPDQPADPLPADASVDLAAERRAAGIDTVLDALDAELVGLRQVKTRVRELAALLLVDRVRQRFGLTSSRPSLHMSFTGSPGTGKTTVALRMAELLHRLGCIDRGHLVAVTRDDLVGQYVGHTAPKTKEVIKRAMGGVLFIDEAYYLYRAENERDYGQEAIEILLQVMESQRDRLVVILAGYKDRMDSFFASNPGMSSRIAHHLDFPDYDLDELAAIARLMLAQERYEFTPDAEQTFRDYLERRMRQPRFANARSVRNALERARLRQANRLLAATGRTWHREDLMRFEPEDFLASRVFTTQ; encoded by the coding sequence GTGAGCGGGGCCGACGAGCGTCGGCGCGGGTTCGGGATGCCGACGCCCGGAGGATCCCGCACCGGTGGCGAGGCTCCCGACGGCCGGCCGGACCAGCCGGCGGACCCGCTGCCCGCGGACGCCTCGGTCGACCTCGCCGCCGAACGGCGCGCGGCGGGGATCGACACCGTCCTGGACGCCCTGGACGCCGAACTGGTCGGCCTGCGCCAGGTGAAGACCCGCGTCCGCGAGCTCGCGGCGCTGTTGCTGGTGGACCGGGTACGCCAGCGGTTCGGGCTCACTTCGTCCCGGCCCAGTCTGCACATGTCGTTCACCGGAAGCCCCGGCACCGGCAAGACGACGGTGGCCCTGCGGATGGCCGAACTCCTGCACCGGCTGGGCTGCATCGACCGCGGCCACCTGGTCGCGGTGACCCGGGACGACCTGGTGGGCCAGTACGTCGGGCACACCGCGCCGAAGACCAAGGAGGTGATCAAGCGCGCGATGGGCGGCGTGCTCTTCATCGACGAGGCGTACTACCTCTACCGGGCCGAGAACGAACGCGACTACGGCCAGGAGGCGATCGAGATCCTCCTGCAGGTGATGGAGAGCCAGCGCGACCGGCTGGTGGTGATTCTCGCCGGCTACAAGGACCGGATGGACTCGTTCTTCGCCTCCAACCCGGGAATGAGTTCGAGGATCGCCCACCACCTCGACTTCCCCGACTACGACCTGGACGAGCTGGCGGCGATCGCCCGGCTGATGCTGGCGCAGGAGCGCTACGAGTTCACCCCGGACGCCGAGCAGACGTTTCGCGACTACCTCGAGCGCCGCATGCGGCAGCCGCGGTTCGCCAACGCACGCAGCGTTCGCAACGCACTCGAACGTGCCCGGCTGCGACAGGCCAACCGGCTGCTCGCCGCCACCGGGCGCACCTGGCACCGGGAGGACCTGATGCGCTTCGAGCCGGAGGACTTCCTCGCCAGCCGGGTGTTCACCACGCAGTGA
- a CDS encoding form I ribulose bisphosphate carboxylase large subunit: MTTGEAMDRWGAGVIPYAEMGYWQPDYVVKPSDILAAFRITPQQGVPAEEAGAAVAGESSTATWTVVWTDRLTAYERYQGKCFRVDPVPGKSGEYIAYVAYDIDLFEEGSIANLTSSIIGNVFGFKALRALRLEDMRIPPHYTKTFQGPAHGIVMEREYLNKYGRPLLGATVKPKLGLSARNYGRVVYEALRGGLDFTKDDENINSQPFMRWRDRYLFCMEGVTRAEADTGEIKGHYLNVTAATMEDMYERAEFARDLGSVIVMIDLTVGYTAIQSMANWARRNGMLLHLHRAGHSTYTRQKSHGVSFRVIAKWMRLAGVDHIHAGTVVGKLEGDPNTVAGFYDTLRANTLEPDPMKGLYFEQDWMSLPGVMPVASGGIHAGQMHQLLHFLGEDVVLQFGGGTIGHPMGIAAGATANRVALEAMIKARNEGRDYLREGEDILRAAARHSRELDVALSTWGDVTFNYESTDTPDVVETPTSI; this comes from the coding sequence ATGACGACCGGAGAAGCCATGGACCGCTGGGGTGCCGGCGTCATCCCGTACGCGGAGATGGGTTACTGGCAACCCGACTACGTCGTGAAACCGTCGGACATTCTGGCGGCGTTCCGGATCACTCCGCAGCAGGGTGTGCCCGCCGAGGAGGCCGGCGCCGCCGTCGCCGGCGAGTCGTCCACCGCCACCTGGACGGTGGTGTGGACCGACCGGCTCACCGCGTACGAGCGCTACCAGGGCAAGTGTTTCCGCGTCGACCCCGTGCCCGGCAAGAGCGGGGAGTACATCGCCTACGTCGCCTACGACATCGACCTGTTCGAGGAGGGGTCGATCGCCAATCTCACCTCCTCGATCATCGGGAACGTGTTCGGCTTCAAGGCGCTGCGGGCGCTGCGCCTCGAGGACATGCGGATCCCGCCGCACTACACCAAGACGTTCCAGGGTCCGGCGCACGGCATCGTCATGGAACGCGAGTACCTCAACAAGTACGGCCGGCCGCTGCTCGGCGCCACCGTGAAGCCGAAGCTCGGCCTGTCCGCCCGCAACTACGGCCGGGTGGTGTACGAGGCCCTGCGCGGCGGGCTCGACTTCACCAAGGACGACGAGAACATCAACTCCCAGCCGTTCATGCGCTGGCGTGATCGCTATCTCTTCTGCATGGAGGGCGTCACCCGCGCGGAGGCCGACACCGGCGAGATCAAGGGGCACTACCTCAACGTCACCGCGGCGACGATGGAGGACATGTACGAGCGAGCGGAGTTCGCCCGCGACCTCGGCAGCGTCATCGTGATGATCGACCTCACGGTCGGCTACACCGCAATCCAGTCGATGGCGAACTGGGCCCGGCGCAACGGCATGTTGCTCCACCTGCACCGGGCCGGGCACTCGACCTACACCCGGCAGAAATCCCACGGCGTGAGCTTCCGGGTGATCGCGAAGTGGATGCGGCTGGCGGGCGTCGACCACATCCACGCCGGCACGGTGGTCGGCAAGCTGGAGGGCGACCCCAACACCGTCGCCGGCTTCTACGACACGTTGCGGGCGAACACGCTGGAACCCGATCCGATGAAGGGCCTGTACTTCGAGCAGGACTGGATGTCGCTGCCCGGGGTGATGCCGGTCGCGTCCGGAGGAATCCACGCCGGGCAGATGCACCAGCTGCTGCACTTCCTCGGCGAGGACGTCGTGCTCCAGTTCGGCGGCGGCACGATCGGGCACCCGATGGGGATCGCGGCCGGCGCCACCGCCAACCGGGTCGCACTGGAGGCGATGATCAAGGCCCGCAACGAGGGCCGCGACTATCTCCGCGAGGGCGAGGACATCCTGCGGGCCGCCGCGAGGCACAGCCGCGAGCTCGACGTCGCGCTGTCCACCTGGGGCGACGTCACCTTCAACTACGAGTCGACCGACACCCCGGACGTCGTCGAGACGCCGACGTCGATCTAG
- a CDS encoding sensor histidine kinase encodes MTGHALGLADAASENALLVGIIEAISAGPEPEVLAARVAPLIVAATDTDECFVHVLDDTEQSLTLAGATPPFDREVGRIRLRLGEGVTGWAASRREPVVIVEGKANDPRYRYFPELRGEEYTSMVSVPMASSPGGLVGVLNVHTRQRREFSEADVRLLTSIGSLIAGAVHQARLHRRLAARERAHERFAEQAVAAQEGERRRLAADIHDGITQRLCSLRFHLDAAAEALTEEPAFAAEQLVLSRRLTHLAIDEARAAINGLRPPVLDDLGLADSLASLARAVSGVDVLVEVDRCALPEHVEIALYRIAQEAFQNVVKHAGASNVRLSLRRSAAEVSLEVSDDGRGFDLLADGPPAATLGPDGGGYGLGSMAERAELIGGRLDVRSAPGRGTTVLARAAVQPQ; translated from the coding sequence GTGACCGGCCACGCACTAGGCCTGGCCGACGCGGCGTCGGAGAACGCCCTGCTCGTCGGCATTATCGAGGCCATCTCGGCCGGTCCCGAACCCGAGGTGCTCGCCGCCCGGGTCGCTCCCCTGATCGTCGCCGCGACCGACACCGACGAGTGCTTCGTACACGTCCTCGACGACACCGAACAGTCACTGACGCTCGCGGGCGCGACCCCGCCGTTCGACCGTGAGGTGGGACGGATCCGGCTGCGGCTCGGGGAGGGCGTCACCGGCTGGGCGGCGAGCCGGCGCGAACCCGTCGTCATCGTTGAGGGCAAGGCGAACGACCCGCGCTACCGCTACTTCCCGGAGCTGCGCGGCGAGGAGTACACCTCGATGGTCTCGGTGCCGATGGCCAGCTCGCCCGGCGGGCTGGTCGGCGTACTCAACGTGCACACCCGGCAGAGACGCGAGTTCAGCGAGGCCGACGTACGCCTGCTGACGTCGATCGGCAGCCTCATCGCCGGCGCGGTGCACCAGGCCCGGCTGCACCGCAGGCTCGCCGCCCGGGAACGCGCGCACGAGCGATTCGCCGAACAGGCCGTCGCCGCCCAGGAGGGGGAACGCCGCCGGCTGGCCGCCGACATCCACGACGGCATCACCCAGCGGCTGTGCAGCCTGCGGTTCCACCTGGACGCGGCGGCCGAGGCGCTGACAGAGGAGCCGGCGTTCGCGGCCGAGCAGCTCGTGCTGTCCCGCCGGCTCACCCACCTGGCGATCGACGAGGCCCGGGCGGCCATCAACGGGCTGCGGCCGCCGGTGCTGGACGACCTCGGCCTGGCCGACAGCCTGGCCAGCCTGGCCCGCGCCGTGTCGGGGGTCGACGTACTCGTCGAGGTGGACCGGTGCGCGTTGCCCGAACACGTCGAGATCGCGTTGTACCGCATCGCCCAGGAGGCGTTCCAGAACGTCGTGAAACACGCCGGGGCGAGCAACGTCCGGCTGAGCCTGCGGCGATCGGCGGCGGAGGTGTCGCTGGAGGTCAGCGACGACGGCCGGGGCTTCGACCTGCTCGCCGACGGCCCGCCCGCGGCCACGCTGGGACCCGACGGCGGCGGCTACGGGCTGGGCAGCATGGCCGAGCGCGCCGAGCTCATCGGGGGACGGCTCGACGTCCGGTCCGCGCCCGGCAGGGGCACCACCGTCCTCGCCCGGGCAGCCGTCCAGCCACAGTAG
- a CDS encoding response regulator produces MDSRAGGGGRTVRGRANPPGRAKQATRQVSQDKQAAGRPLRIILVDDHEMVLEGLKALLARFRGRVRIVAQSVSADAAEPMVAALDPDLVVSDVRLRGSVSGLDLCRRLVETTPGRRVVLLSAYDDEQYLFQALRAGAAGYLLKSIDREELVRMLERAARGETVVDPSMAGRAVASAARLQAGEFWPGAHLGLSQRESEVLGFLVAGLSNRAIAGKLVLGEETVKTHVRSIFRKLSVNDRAGAVAVALREGIFR; encoded by the coding sequence ATGGACAGCCGAGCCGGGGGCGGCGGTCGAACCGTACGCGGACGGGCGAACCCGCCCGGGCGTGCCAAGCAGGCGACCAGGCAGGTATCCCAGGACAAGCAGGCCGCGGGCCGGCCGCTGCGGATCATCCTGGTCGACGACCACGAGATGGTCCTGGAAGGGCTGAAAGCGCTGCTCGCCCGGTTTCGCGGCCGGGTGCGGATCGTGGCGCAGTCGGTCAGCGCGGACGCCGCCGAGCCGATGGTCGCGGCACTCGACCCGGACCTCGTGGTCTCCGACGTCCGCCTGCGCGGGTCGGTGAGCGGGCTGGATCTGTGCCGGCGTCTGGTCGAGACCACGCCCGGTCGCCGGGTGGTGCTGCTCAGCGCGTACGACGACGAGCAGTACCTCTTCCAGGCTCTTCGTGCCGGCGCGGCCGGGTACCTGCTGAAGTCCATCGACCGGGAGGAACTCGTCCGGATGCTGGAGCGGGCCGCGCGCGGGGAGACGGTGGTCGACCCGAGCATGGCAGGCCGGGCGGTCGCGTCCGCGGCGCGCCTGCAGGCCGGGGAGTTCTGGCCGGGCGCGCACCTGGGGCTCAGCCAGCGCGAGAGCGAGGTGCTCGGGTTCCTCGTCGCCGGGCTGTCCAACCGGGCCATCGCCGGCAAGCTCGTCCTGGGCGAGGAGACGGTGAAGACCCACGTCCGCTCCATCTTCCGCAAGCTGTCGGTGAACGACCGGGCAGGCGCGGTGGCCGTCGCCCTGCGCGAAGGGATCTTCCGGTGA
- a CDS encoding NADPH-dependent FMN reductase produces MPEGQFQLALIVGSVREGRFAPVIANWFLGQVERRGDVVVDVIDLADLTDHGMPRDGGGFTERIGAADAYVVIVPEYNHGYPGPLKTAIDTVRVEWRAKPVGFVTYGGVSGGLRAAEQLRQVFAELHAVTVRETVSFHQARTRFDSEGEPVEPGAVELAAKVLLDQLAWWAFTLRAGRDARPYGG; encoded by the coding sequence GTGCCAGAAGGCCAGTTCCAGCTTGCGTTGATCGTCGGCAGCGTACGGGAGGGCAGGTTCGCGCCGGTGATCGCGAACTGGTTCCTCGGCCAGGTCGAACGCCGCGGCGACGTCGTGGTGGACGTCATCGACCTCGCCGACCTCACCGATCACGGCATGCCACGGGACGGCGGCGGGTTCACCGAGCGGATCGGCGCCGCGGACGCGTACGTCGTGATCGTGCCGGAGTACAACCACGGCTACCCGGGCCCTCTGAAGACCGCGATCGACACCGTCCGGGTCGAGTGGCGGGCCAAGCCGGTCGGCTTCGTGACGTACGGCGGTGTCTCTGGCGGGCTGCGCGCGGCCGAGCAACTCCGCCAGGTCTTCGCCGAACTCCACGCCGTGACCGTGCGGGAGACGGTGAGCTTCCACCAGGCGCGGACGAGGTTCGACAGCGAGGGCGAGCCGGTCGAACCCGGCGCGGTCGAACTCGCCGCGAAGGTGCTGCTGGACCAGCTCGCCTGGTGGGCGTTCACCCTTCGGGCCGGGCGCGACGCACGACCTTACGGCGGCTGA
- a CDS encoding phosphoribulokinase: protein MPHKLIRMHRVHDDQAPVRQPIMIGIAGDSAAGKTTLTKGLAEALGPDRVTTICVDDYHRYDRIERRSKPFTALHPDCNHVEIIEQHLQLLATGQPILKPVYDHSTGELTRPVLVRPKEFVIVEGLLPLHTRLMRACFDVTAYLDPPEEIRRQWKVCRDTSRRGYNADQVLAELVDREPESAAYIRPQRAFADVVVRFAPVAGRDDPPGTPLSAELMLRPTIRHPDLSGSLAERDQRAIHLRLCRDEDGQPADVLHIHGYVPREESRIVEKVLWAQLGVDAGFPAETLGDIGNGERSEPLAITQLLLLYHLLAARGIRDARDG, encoded by the coding sequence ATGCCGCACAAGCTGATCCGGATGCACCGCGTCCACGACGACCAGGCGCCGGTACGCCAGCCCATCATGATCGGGATCGCCGGTGACAGCGCGGCCGGGAAGACCACGCTCACCAAGGGACTCGCCGAGGCGCTCGGCCCGGACCGGGTGACCACGATCTGCGTCGACGACTATCACCGTTACGACCGGATCGAACGCCGATCCAAGCCGTTCACCGCGCTGCATCCGGACTGCAACCACGTCGAGATCATCGAACAGCACCTGCAGTTGCTGGCCACCGGTCAGCCGATCCTCAAACCGGTCTACGACCACTCCACCGGTGAGCTCACCCGGCCGGTGCTGGTGCGGCCGAAGGAGTTCGTCATCGTGGAGGGCCTGCTGCCGTTGCACACCCGGCTGATGCGGGCCTGCTTCGACGTCACCGCCTACCTCGACCCGCCCGAGGAGATCCGCCGGCAGTGGAAGGTATGCCGGGACACCAGCAGGCGCGGCTACAACGCCGACCAGGTGCTGGCCGAACTCGTCGACCGGGAGCCGGAGTCGGCGGCGTACATCCGCCCACAGCGCGCGTTCGCCGACGTCGTGGTGCGGTTCGCGCCGGTCGCCGGGCGGGACGACCCGCCGGGTACGCCGTTGTCGGCCGAGCTCATGTTGCGCCCGACGATCCGGCACCCGGACCTGAGCGGGTCGCTGGCCGAGCGCGACCAGCGGGCGATCCACCTTCGGCTGTGCCGGGACGAGGACGGCCAGCCCGCCGACGTGCTCCACATTCACGGCTACGTCCCGCGTGAGGAGAGCCGGATCGTGGAGAAGGTGCTGTGGGCGCAACTCGGGGTTGACGCGGGCTTCCCGGCGGAGACCCTTGGCGACATCGGCAACGGCGAACGCAGCGAACCGCTGGCCATCACGCAGCTGTTGTTGCTCTACCACCTGCTGGCCGCGCGGGGGATCCGCGACGCAAGGGACGGTTGA
- a CDS encoding ribulose bisphosphate carboxylase small subunit yields the protein MRITQGTFSYLPDLTDTEIEKQIQYALDQGWSLAVEFTDDPHPRNHYWDMWGLPMFDLRDAGGVLYEVNECRRAYPARYIRVNAYDARHERQTTALSFIVHRPAIEPGFRVVREEGPDRRLRYTIASYATDRPAGDRYPNGDHPDGGSAT from the coding sequence ATGCGGATCACCCAGGGCACCTTCTCCTATCTCCCGGATCTCACCGACACCGAGATCGAGAAGCAGATCCAGTACGCCCTCGACCAGGGCTGGTCGCTCGCGGTCGAGTTCACCGACGACCCGCACCCGCGCAACCACTACTGGGACATGTGGGGGCTGCCGATGTTCGACCTGCGTGACGCGGGCGGTGTGCTGTACGAGGTGAACGAATGCCGGCGGGCGTACCCCGCGCGCTACATCCGGGTGAACGCCTACGACGCCCGGCACGAACGCCAGACCACCGCGTTGTCGTTCATCGTCCACCGGCCGGCCATCGAGCCCGGCTTCCGGGTGGTGCGCGAGGAGGGTCCGGACCGGCGGCTGCGCTACACGATCGCGTCGTACGCCACGGACCGGCCGGCCGGCGACCGCTACCCGAACGGCGACCACCCCGACGGCGGCAGCGCCACGTGA
- the soxR gene encoding redox-sensitive transcriptional activator SoxR: MDGVPWDQKELSVGQLAERSGVAVSALHFYERQQLITSRRTSGNQRRYRRDTLRRIALIRVAQRVGIPLADIRAALAELPDGRTPNREDWARLAARWRAELDERIHRLTQLRDEFTDCVGCGCLSLDRCVLANPYDRLSEHGPGPRRVLES; the protein is encoded by the coding sequence TTGGACGGAGTGCCCTGGGACCAGAAGGAACTCTCGGTCGGTCAGCTCGCCGAACGCAGCGGGGTGGCCGTGTCCGCGCTGCACTTCTACGAACGCCAGCAGCTGATCACCAGCAGGCGCACCAGCGGAAACCAGCGCCGCTACCGCCGTGACACGCTCCGCAGGATCGCGTTGATCCGGGTGGCCCAGCGGGTCGGCATCCCGCTCGCCGACATCCGCGCCGCGCTGGCCGAACTACCTGACGGGCGTACGCCGAACCGCGAGGACTGGGCACGGCTCGCTGCCCGCTGGCGGGCCGAGCTCGACGAACGCATCCACCGGCTGACGCAGTTGCGGGACGAGTTCACCGACTGCGTGGGCTGCGGGTGCCTGTCGCTGGACCGGTGCGTCCTGGCCAACCCGTACGACCGGCTGTCCGAGCACGGCCCGGGTCCACGCCGCGTCCTCGAGTCCTGA